TGATAGACGATAGTAAAATCATGAAATTATATACAAGCGATGAAGAGTTCTATTTTGATATTTTAGTATGATAATATAAAAAATATTGTTAGACAAAGGGAAGGGGAAATGAAGGTGAACGAAATACCTAAAATAATACATTATTGTTGGTTTGGTGGAAATCCGAAAAACAGTATTATTGAAAAATGCATGAAATCATGGAAGAAATATTTACCTGATTATACTTTTGTAGAATGGAGTGAAAATAATTTTAATATTAATTCTGTTAAATTTGTAAAAGAAGCTTATAAAAATAAAAAATGGGCATTTGTTAGTGATTATGTGAGACTATATGCTTTATATAATCAGGGAGGAATATATCTAGATACGGATGTTGAGATAACGAATAATTTAGATAAATTTTTGAATGGTGGTTTTTTTGCCGGATTTGAAACAGAGGAATTTATAGGCACTGGAGTTATTGGTAGTAAACCCAAACACTCATTTTTAAGTAAGGTACTTAAATACTATGAAAATTTAAGCTTTGAGTATTTTAAAGATAAACTTGGTAGTATAGTAATACCTAAGATATTAACTGAAAATTTAATTAATGGATATGAATTAAAGAAGATTGATGGAGAACAAATACTAAAGGATGAAATATATATATATCCTAGAACTACTTTCTGTATAAAAAGTATACAAAAGGATAATTATGCTATACATCATTTTAATGGTTCATGGTTGCCAAATGAAGAGTTGAAAGATGAAAAAATGAAATACAAGAAGAATTATATTTTGTTATCAGAACTTACTAATGCTTATCTAAGTAATGAGAATTCATATGTAGAACAAATTAAAAAATTAAATTCAAATCATATGGCAATATACGGTATTGGTAATATAGGAAAAATGTTTTATAGTCAACTAAAAAATAATAATATTAAAGTAGAATTGTTTATAGATAATAATTCAATAACTAATATTTATGATGGAGTCAATATTGCTAAGTCTCATAAAAATGAAATTGAAAATATTGATTGTATAATTGTTACAGTAACATATGAATTTTATAAGATAAAAGAAAACTTAGAGAAAATAACTGGGGCGAAAATTGTTTCATTAGAAGAAATATTAGGAGTTAATGTATTGTTTTAACTAATAACTTATCTAATAGGGAGGTGCTTAATATGGATAAATGTAAAATCTCAATTGTTATGCCAGTGTATAATTCAAAGGAATATTTGAAAGAGGCAATTGAGAGCATATTAAATCAAACTTACAGAGATTTTCAATTTATAATTATAGATGATGGATCTACTGATGGTTCACTAGATTTAATTAATGAATATAAAGAGATGGATGATAGAATTGTAGTTATTTCAAGGGAAAATAAAGGACTTGTTTTTTCATTAAATGAAGGAATAAGTTTAGCAATAGGTAAATATATTGCTAGAATGGATTCAGATGATATATCAATCCATGATAGAATTGAAAAACAGTTTAATTTTCTAGAGGCAAATAGGGACATTGATATATTAGGTACAAACCTATATGTTTTTGGTAATGTAACAGAAAAACAAAAAGCTGCTTATTACGAAGAATTAGCTGCAAAATTTAATGATAATAATATAGAAGAAATATTTTTGACATCATGTGCAATATCACATCCATCAGTAATGTTTAAGAAAGAAGTATTTACAAAGTTGGGGGGATATAACGAAGAATATGATACTGCAGAAGACTATGATTTGTGGTTAAGAGCAATAAAAGGTGGATATAAAATATCAAGATTAGATGAGAGATTAGTTAGGTATAGAATTCATAATAAGTCTAAAACGGCTAGAGAATGGTCAAGTTATAAAACATTAAAGTTTAGCATGAAAGCAAAATTAAATTATATTAAAGATTTTAAGAATGATGATAAAGTTAACTATATAATCTGGGGTGCAGGAACAGCAGGAAAATTTGCAAAAGAGGTTGTTGATAAAGAGACAGATAATTTTAATTTTATGGGATTTGTTGATAAATTTAAAACAGGAGATTTGTGCGGATATAAAATATACAAGCCTGAAGAAATAGCTAAAATAAAAGCTGATTATATCTTCATAGCTACAGCACCAGGAAAAAAAGAAGCTAATGATTTTCTGATAAATATTGGATTGAAAAAAGTTGAAGATTATATAGATTTTGTAGTATAAAGGAAAAAGTTTATAGGGGGTGATAATTGTGAATAGTATAAGCGTTATTATGCCAGTATATAATTCAGAAAAATATTTAAGAAATGCTATTGAAAGTGTACTTAGTCAGACCTATAAAAACTTTGAATTTATAATAATCAACGATGGTTCTACCGATAATTCTATTAATATAATAAATGAATATGCTAAATTAGATGATAGAATTATTGTTGTTTCAAGGAAAAATAGAGGGCTGGTATATACATTAAACGAAGCGATAAATTTAGCAAAAGGTGAGTACATAGTAAGAATGGATGCGGATGATATTTGTATTCCTGAAAGATTAGAAAAGCAAATTAATTTCTTTAAAGAACATAAAGATATAGATATATTAGGTACTGAAGTCAAGACTTTTGGAGATGTGTCACCTGAGATAAAAATAAGAGATGAAAATAAATTAAATAGAACCTTTGATATAGGTAAGAGCAATAGAGAAACAATAATAAATTATTGGTATTGTTTGGCTCATCCATCTATAATGTTAAAAAAATCTATACTTAATAAATTAAAAGGATATAGAAACTTTAAATCAGAGGATCTTGATTTATGGTTAAGAGCAATAAAAGCAAAGCTAAATATATACAAGCTTAATGAAAAACTTATTTATTTTAGACTTCATGATGATTCCAAAACTAAGGTGGATAATAAGAATAATGAAGGACTAAAGGATGGAATTAAAATAAAGCTAATGGACGTTTTTGAAAATAAAATTGAAGATGATTTTAAATACATAATATGGGGTGCAAGTAATGGTGGTAAAACTACAAAGGAAGTTGTAGATAAATATTTTAAAAAGTCTAAATGTGTTGGATTTATCGATAAGTTTAAAGCTGGAGAATTTTTGAATAGAAGAATTTTTAGTCCAGAAAGTGTTGAGAATATTGAATTCGATTATGTTTTTATTGCGACAGAACCAGGAAAAGAAGAAGCTATTGGAAAGTTAAAAGAAATAGGTTTAAAAAGTATAGACGACTTTTTTTGCACCGTCTGATATTTTAAGAACAGGGGTAATAAAATGAAAAAGTTAGCAGTGGTAATTTGCAATTATAATAAAAAGGATTATGTACTGAAATGTATAGCTTCAGTTCTTAAATCCTCATATAAAGATTTGGATATTTATGTTATAGATAATGCATCTAATGATGAATCTATAGAAGCTATTAAAAATGAATTCTTAAGTAAAGTGAATTTGATTGAAAATAAGCAAAATTTGGGTGGATCTGGTGGCTTTAACACAGGAATAAAAGAAGCCTTAAAGCACCAATATAAATATATTATGCTTTTAGATAATGATGTTATTTTAGATAAAAATGCAATAGAAAATTCAGTTGATTATATAGAGAAGAATATAGATACTGCTGTAGTTGGTTCAAAGATATATTCAATGGATAATAAAAATAAGATTCAGGAAATGGGAGCAAAAATTGATTTTCAAAATTTTTATATAGAGCCAC
The Clostridium felsineum DSM 794 DNA segment above includes these coding regions:
- a CDS encoding glycosyltransferase family 32 protein, with product MNEIPKIIHYCWFGGNPKNSIIEKCMKSWKKYLPDYTFVEWSENNFNINSVKFVKEAYKNKKWAFVSDYVRLYALYNQGGIYLDTDVEITNNLDKFLNGGFFAGFETEEFIGTGVIGSKPKHSFLSKVLKYYENLSFEYFKDKLGSIVIPKILTENLINGYELKKIDGEQILKDEIYIYPRTTFCIKSIQKDNYAIHHFNGSWLPNEELKDEKMKYKKNYILLSELTNAYLSNENSYVEQIKKLNSNHMAIYGIGNIGKMFYSQLKNNNIKVELFIDNNSITNIYDGVNIAKSHKNEIENIDCIIVTVTYEFYKIKENLEKITGAKIVSLEEILGVNVLF
- a CDS encoding glycosyltransferase — its product is MDKCKISIVMPVYNSKEYLKEAIESILNQTYRDFQFIIIDDGSTDGSLDLINEYKEMDDRIVVISRENKGLVFSLNEGISLAIGKYIARMDSDDISIHDRIEKQFNFLEANRDIDILGTNLYVFGNVTEKQKAAYYEELAAKFNDNNIEEIFLTSCAISHPSVMFKKEVFTKLGGYNEEYDTAEDYDLWLRAIKGGYKISRLDERLVRYRIHNKSKTAREWSSYKTLKFSMKAKLNYIKDFKNDDKVNYIIWGAGTAGKFAKEVVDKETDNFNFMGFVDKFKTGDLCGYKIYKPEEIAKIKADYIFIATAPGKKEANDFLINIGLKKVEDYIDFVV
- a CDS encoding glycosyltransferase, whose protein sequence is MNSISVIMPVYNSEKYLRNAIESVLSQTYKNFEFIIINDGSTDNSINIINEYAKLDDRIIVVSRKNRGLVYTLNEAINLAKGEYIVRMDADDICIPERLEKQINFFKEHKDIDILGTEVKTFGDVSPEIKIRDENKLNRTFDIGKSNRETIINYWYCLAHPSIMLKKSILNKLKGYRNFKSEDLDLWLRAIKAKLNIYKLNEKLIYFRLHDDSKTKVDNKNNEGLKDGIKIKLMDVFENKIEDDFKYIIWGASNGGKTTKEVVDKYFKKSKCVGFIDKFKAGEFLNRRIFSPESVENIEFDYVFIATEPGKEEAIGKLKEIGLKSIDDFFCTV